The Lactobacillus acidophilus DNA segment CACTTTTCATATCATGAAGCATAACTTCTTTGCGCGCTAATCTAACAGCAGATAATGCCAAAGCAATAGTAGTTAATAGATACAACCCTTCTGGAATCATTCCTATAATTGCGGCTTCCATAGAAACAATACTGCGATATAGCGACATGCGATTGACAAAATAACTCATTGAAAATAGAGCTATCCCTAGTGGGATAATGATAATACCTACCCATTTTATCAATTTATTAATTGAGCGCACCATCTCAGACTGTTCGCTACTACCCATTGCTTTTGCTTTAATGGTTAATTTGGAAATATAACTATTCTTACCAACTTCTTCCAGCTGCATATAGGCTGAACCCGAAACAACGAATGAGCCTGACATCAGTTCATCACCAACATCTTTAGAAATTTCATCTGCCTCACCTGTGAGTAGCGATTCATTAACACGAATATTTCCTTTAACCACTTGTCCATCTGCTGGAATCTGATCGCCTGTTTTTAATAAAACAATATCGCCTTTAACTAACTCTTCTATTGGTACTTGTACTTCTTTTCCATCTCGCAAAGCCCCAATATCTGTAGCATTCATTACGTTTAACTTGTTCAATATTTTTTTAGCACGAATTTCTTGCACAATTCCAATTACAGTATTTAAAACAATGACTGGCAAAAAAGTTAAATCCTTATATGCGCCAACAAAAATCAAAAGTAATGATAGTACTAAGAAAATCAAGTTAAAGTAAGTAAATAAATTTTCTGCAATAATTTGTTTATTTGTTTTAAATTGATCATCAACGGCCTTATTAATTTCACCAGCTTCAATTTTTTGCTTAACTTGTGCAGCTGTCAGGCCCGTATTTAAATTTGTTTTTTCTTCATTCATATATTATTACCTAAGAAACTTAATATTTATTAATATTATACCTAAGATTCAAAAAAGCTCGCAAATTGCGGGCTTTTTTTACTTTAATTTATAAGTTAAAAAAGTATATGGATACTTATTTTTCTCATCCGGCTCATAATGCTTCTTAGCTACTAAATTAAAACGGCTATAATCAATTTCAGGCATTTTAGTATCTGCTTCAAAAATCGCATCTATCTCCGTTTTTTCTAATACTTCTACTTGGTCCATTAAAGCGTTAAAAATCGACACTCCACCAATTGCACACATCCGCTCATCTTGATGTTCTGCCACAAAATTATGTAAATCTTCAACTGTGGGTAAAATAGTCACTTGATCATTATTTTGATATTTATTTTTTAGCTCTTCATTATGAGTTAAAACAATATGTTTTCTTTTAGGTAACAAATTAGGAAAACTTTCAAATGTTTTTCTTCCCATAATTATTGGATGATTAATTGTTACTTCTTTAAAATGCTTCATATCAGCCGGCAAATACCATGGTAAATGTCCATTCAAGCCAATATTTTTTTCTTTATCTTCTGCCCAAACATATTCAATCATTACTTCACCTTAAACAGCAACTGGCGCCTTAATTGTGCCATGATGCTTATAATCCACTAACTTAATATCTTGCATATCAAAATCTTCAATATGTTTTTTTTCAGGATTAAGCCATAACTGTGGAGATTCATATGGCTTGCGACTAAGCATTTCCTTCACTTGACTAAAGTGGTTACTATAAATATGAGCATCCCCCAATGTATGAATAAATTCACCCACTTGCAGACCAGTTTCTCTGGCAATCATATTTAATAAAAGTGCATATGATGCAATATTAAATGGCACGCCTAAAAACATATCTCCACTACGCTGATAAAGCTGAACGCTAATTTTTCCATCTACCACATAAAATTGGAACATAACATGACACGGAGGAAGAGCACTAGTTGGTACATCTTCTGGATTCCAGGCTGTTACAATCATCCTGCGTGAATCTGGATTATTTTTAATTTGTTCAATTACATTTTCAATTTGATCAATAAAGCTACCATCTCGCTTTTGCCAATGGCGCCATTGTGCACCATAAACGTCGCCTAAATTACCATATTTTTTGGCGAAGTTCTCATCATCAAGGATACGTCGATCAAATTTTTTTAATTCAGCTTGATAAATTTTATTAAATTCCGGATCACTTTGACTTCGTAAACCAAAATCAGTCATATCAGGACCAGTATATTCATCACTGTTAACCCAATTTTTAAATGCCCACTCATCCCAAATATGATTTTTATGTTCTAATAAAAAACGAATATTAGTGTCCCCTCGTAAGAACCATAGGAGTTCACTTTTAATTAAACCGAATGGAACCTTTTTAGTGGTTAAAATTGGAAACCCTTTTGATAAGTCAAAGCGCATTTGAGCACCAAAATAACTCCTAGTTCCAGTTCCTGTACGATCATTTTTATCATGACCTTCAATCATAATTTTATTAATCAAATCTAAATATGGTTGTTCAAGAATTGCCATTTATCTCACCCTTTAAGTATCATTTCTTTTTAAGATACCATAGATCTAGTATTTTTGATAATGCAAGTATCAATATTTAGTATTT contains these protein-coding regions:
- a CDS encoding dihydrofolate reductase is translated as MIEYVWAEDKEKNIGLNGHLPWYLPADMKHFKEVTINHPIIMGRKTFESFPNLLPKRKHIVLTHNEELKNKYQNNDQVTILPTVEDLHNFVAEHQDERMCAIGGVSIFNALMDQVEVLEKTEIDAIFEADTKMPEIDYSRFNLVAKKHYEPDEKNKYPYTFLTYKLK
- a CDS encoding thymidylate synthase encodes the protein MAILEQPYLDLINKIMIEGHDKNDRTGTGTRSYFGAQMRFDLSKGFPILTTKKVPFGLIKSELLWFLRGDTNIRFLLEHKNHIWDEWAFKNWVNSDEYTGPDMTDFGLRSQSDPEFNKIYQAELKKFDRRILDDENFAKKYGNLGDVYGAQWRHWQKRDGSFIDQIENVIEQIKNNPDSRRMIVTAWNPEDVPTSALPPCHVMFQFYVVDGKISVQLYQRSGDMFLGVPFNIASYALLLNMIARETGLQVGEFIHTLGDAHIYSNHFSQVKEMLSRKPYESPQLWLNPEKKHIEDFDMQDIKLVDYKHHGTIKAPVAV